The genomic segment CGCTGTCGAGCGCGTACCGCAGCTTGCGGCCGAACGTCCACGCGCTCCTGCCCTCGAGGCGGGCGCGCCGCTCGTACGGAACGAAGGCACGGCGGAACCCGAGCCAGAACAGCAGCGCGACCAGGTTCGTGTTGACCTCGCGCATGGCGACGAGGTGGTCGCGCACCTGGCGCGTGCAGCCGAACATGTCGACGCCGCCTTTCGGCATGTCGGGCACGACGTAACGGCGGTAGACGCGCCAGAAGCTCTCCGACATGACGTGCGAGGTCCGCGGATCCGCACGGCTGATCCGATGGCCGAACACGACGTCCGCATCTCCACCGGCCAGCACCCGCTGAAACTCGGCGACGAGCTCGAGCGGCTCCTGCAGGTCCGCCGAGATGACGGCAAAGTGCTCGCCCCGGCCCGCCTGCAGACCTGCGGCGATCGCCGCGAACGACCCGAAGTTGCGACTGAGCTCGAGGAGCTGCGTGCGGAGTCCCCACGCCGGCAGCCGTTCCTGCAGAATCCGCAGCGACGCATCGGGCGATCCGTCCACCACGAACACCACTTCCAGCGGCGCCGCGAACCTGGCCGCGAACGCCTCCAGCTCGCCGAACAGGCGCGGCAGATTCTCCTGGTTCCTGTAGACGGGAATGACCAGCGAAAGCATCGGAGACGTGGAGCTGACCTCGGCGGCGATTATAGTCACTTCGCCAGCGCCAGAATGCGGCCCTCGCTGTAATAGAAGATGCGGGGCGATCGGTCGAGCACGGCGGCGGCGAGCGTGAGCGTCAGCCGCAGCGCCCGGCCGGACCGTTCACCGCGCAGATCACCCAGCGGCGTCGTCAGGGCGATCGGCCCGGCCTCCCGCAACGGCCGGTCGAAATGCCGCAGGTCGGCGGCGAACACGAGGTTGCCGCGATAGTCGGGCGCGGTGATCTCGATCGACGACGCATCCGTCCACCGCGCCACGATCGCAGCGTCCTGCCGGACGACGCGGGCAAGGATCTGGAACGTCTCCGGCATGCATCCGCGCGGCAGCTCGAAGGTCTCGTAATAGAAGTGCGTGTACACGCCGCGGATGGCGACCGGCGCGGTGAGAAAGATCACATCGCCGCCGCACGCCGGCGCGAGCGAGGCGTCGACGAGCGCCGATCCTTGCGCGGTCAGCCTGCCGGCCCAGTTCCAGTCGCGGACCTTCAACGCGATCTGGCCCGCCGACACGGCGACGAAGATCACGACGGCTGCGATCGCGCCCCTGCGCAGGGCGCCGCTGGTGTCGGCAAGCAGCACGCCGCAGAGCAGCGACACCGCAGCGGACGGCAGGTACAGGTAGCGAGCGCCTTCGGTGAGGGCGGAGATTGGAATCAGGGCTGCCAGCAGAAATCCGCCGAGAAACCACACGCGCCCGTCGTCGAGCAGCGTCCGCCAGGCGAGCGCGGCGACCGCGGCGAGCGCGATGGCGCCGCCGAGCCAGTACATCGCCGTTCCTGCGTCCTGATAGAACGGCGTGCGATCGAAGACGTCGAGGACCGGCGAGGCGAGATGAAAGAGCGCGAACCCGGCGACCGCCAGCTTGTCGGCCGCGAGCCCCGCGCCGCCGTTCGCAGCGGCGGCACCGGCGGCAAGCCCGACCGCGAGCAGCATCGCGCACGCCGCGATGGTGCGGCGCTCGCGCAGCCAGGCGCGGACGCGCAGCCATCGCCCGTCCGCCAGCAGCAGCAACAGCAGCAGCGCCGAGGCGAAGGCGGCGAGTTTGGGCAGCCGCGAGGCGCCGCCGATTGGCGAGACGCCGCCGCCAAGCGATCGCAGGACGGCATACGCCGCCAACGCCGCGAGCCACGGCGCAAGGCGACGGATGGTTTCGGCCGTCCCCGCGCGCCGCTGGAAGACCAGGTACGACGCGGCCGCGACCGGCAGGGCCACGGCGGACTCTTTCGAGAGCACCGCGAGTAGAAACAGCAGCGGCGGGACGACCGCTTGCGCGGCCCCTTCGCGGACCATCCACCAGAGCGCCGCCAGTGAAAAGAACGTGGCGAGCAGATCGAACCGCGCCGAGACCCACACCACGGCTTCGTGGTTGGACGCGTGAAGGGCGAACAGCAGCGCGGCGGCGAATCCCGCCGGCGTCCCGGGCGCCAGCCGGACGCCGATGAGCAGCACGATCAGCGTGCTGGCGGCGTGCAGCAGCAGGTTGGTGAGATGGAACTGCCGCGGATCGGCGCCGGCGACCGCCCAGTCCGCCGCGTGCGCCAGGAAGCCGATCGGCCGGTAGTACTCGAAGAACTCGCCGCGGAAGAACCGACTGACGTCCGCGGGTCCCGTGAGGTCCCGCAGCCGATGCAGGATCATGAAGTCGTCCCCCACGAACCCCGCGTGCAGCGCCGGCCAGTAGATCGCGGCCGTCGCGGCGGCGACGATCGCAGCGGCCGTCGCCGGCTTCATGCGGATGGTTTCCGGCAGGCGACGTGATAGCCGCTGGTCATGATGCCGCGCTCGCGTCGGCGGCGCCGGCTGTCCCCGTACTCCGCGGTGATCAGGAAACCGAAGCGGCGGAACACCCGGGCGGCGATCAGCCAGAGCGCGCGGAGCGGCGTCCAGCGCAGCGTTTCGGCCTGCATCCCGAGGCGCTGCAGCAGCACGGCCACGGCGCCGATCGAGTCCGTCTCTTCGCGAAGCTCGACGATCTCGAACCGGCGCAGCAGATGCCGCAATCCGTACTTCGTGTAGCGGAAGTAATCGTGAGGCGTATCGTGCAGCGGGAAGAGGAACCGCGTGGTGAGCAGCAGTTCCCCCCCGGGTTCGAGAACGCGGAACATCTCGTCGATCGCGCGCTGCGGCTCGGGCAGGTGTTCGAGGACCTCCGTGCAGAGCACCACCGCGACGGCGCCGTCGCGGATCCCCAGCGCCTGCGCGTCGCCGATGATGCGCACGCCCGCGCCGGGCTGGATGTCGAGGCCGACGCGCCGCGGAAACAGCGCCGCATATGGGCCGTTCTGCGCCCCGATGTCGAGCGTCAGGCGGGTCGAGGCGTGGTCGGCGATGAAGCGATCGAGCGTGATCCGCGTCAGCTTCGCTGACAGCCGGCGGCCCGTCCAGGAGACCAGCGACATCCGCCGTCAGGCGTTGGTGCCCACGATCGCGTAGTCCATGAACGTGAACATCCGCGCGTTGAGCTTCTCGACGTTGCCGTTGAACGCTTCGACCAGGTCGGGCGCCGCGTCGGGCGCCGCAATCGGCTGCAGCCTGTCCTGCGGCGGCACCGGCGAGCGGTACTCGATGCGCGCCGCCGTGAAGCCGCTCGCCAGCACCAGGTAGCGCAGCGTCTCGGGATGCAGCGGCCAGGCATGCGTGATGTCGCGGATGTAGCTCTCGAAGAACGCCACCCAGCACGCCGGATTCAGCGTCTCGAGCACGATCGGCGCCCCAGGCCGCAGCTTGTGGTGGGCCAGCTCGAGGAACCTGAGCAGGTATTCCGGCCGGAGGTGTTCGACCACCTGCGCGGCGAACAGGCCGCCGAGCGACGCATCGGGCAGCGCGTCGAGGTACGACACGGCGTCTCCTTCGGCCACGTCGAGTCCGCGCGCGCGGCAGACCTCCACCATTTCGTGATTGAGATCCAGCCCGCGCGCCGTGACGCCGCGATCCGCGAGCAGGTCGAGGAACTCCCCGCGCCCGCAGCCCACGTCGAGCACGTCGCTGGCGCTCGCGAAGTACGGCAGGTAGCTTTCCAGCCGCGCGCGGATCGTCTCCTGCGAGCCTCTGAACTGGTTCTCGAACCCGACGTACTTGTACGAATCGAGCTGGCGGCTCGCCTGCGGCACACCCGGCGTCGAGGGCGCGGGTCCCGGTTCGCTCGCACGCGCGGCATCGCCCGGAGCTGCCATCAGCCGCTCGATTTCCCGTTTCGCCGCGAGCGCGGCCTGGTGCGCGACACCAGCCAGCGTTTGGATCTGATCCTGCACCGCCGCGAGATCCGCGAGCCGCGCCTCGATCCGCGCCTGCTGCGCCGCCATGGATTCCTGCCGCTTCGCGACGTCGTCCGCGAGCGCGTTGACGGCGGCGTTCACCGTCAGCGCCCCGGCGCCGGTGTCGCGATCCTTGGTGTCGACGAACGGCGTGATCTGCTGCAGGTACAGCATCAAGCGCGCGCGGAACGCCTGCAGGTCGTCCATGTGCGCGTGCACGGCGTCGGCCGTGCCCGCCGCCACGTCGTGCGCGGCGCGGTGCGCCCGCACGTTGCGGTTGATGTGATCGACGACGATGGAGTTGAACGCCGCCTGCCTCTCGAGAGTGGGCGCGACCAGCCGCCAGACGAACGCTGCCAGCCGCCCCTTCAGGCCGCCGCGCACCGGCGGCGCGACCAGCACGTCGCACGCCTGATTGAGCGGCGTGATCTGCTGCTCGTCGTAGTGCGGCGGCGGCGCCGGCAGCCGCGGCGTCCGCAGCGGGACCTGATCGAGCGCCGTGAGCGCGGTGTTGTAGCGGGCGTCCGCCTCGTCGCGCTCCCGCGCCAGCCGGCGGAGCGTGGCCTCGAGCGGTTCGTGCGGCTCGGTCACCGGCGCGACGACAGCGTCAGGACGAACGCCCCGACGGGAAGCTGGGCGGACATCTTGACCGGCACCCGCGCCGTGTCGGTCGAGAGCCACACTGACAGCGCGTTGGCGCCGGATTCGGGAGGCGGCGTGATCGACAGCCGCTGCGCCGCGACCTCCCCCTCGTTGGTCCTGACGGTCTCGGTGCCCCCGGCCTGGATCAGCACCTTGTAGCTGAGGCCGCCGTCACAGATCGGCATCGTCATCTTCTCGCCGGCCTGGAGCGGGATCGAGCGCAGCACGAACAGCGCGCCGAGCGGATCCTGCGCCGCCGGCGAAATGCCGACGCTCTTCTTCACCACGCTGCGGGTCTCGACCTGGTATTCGGCGCGCCGCGCGGGATGCTCGAACATCGTCGTCTTCATGCGGCGCCGCTTTCCCTCTTCGCTGTAGACCGAGCCGCGCTGCGGCAGGAGCGAGTAGACGTCCAGCAGCGTGTCGGCCTTGTAGTACAGCGAGTAGAGCTTCGAGAGCAGCGGCGTCGGCCGCCCTTCGGCGACGATGTAGTACGCCGTCGAGCCGTACGACGGCTTCTTCTCCGCGACGTGAATCGTCGCGCCGCCGGCGGTGAGGTAGGACGACCACGACACCTCGTAGCTCAGTTTCTCGCCTGCGGCGAAGGGGACCGGCTTTTCGCGCCGTGGAGCGGCGGACGGGCGCTGCGAGGCGGACGCGGGGACGGCGAGGACGATCGCGGCGAGGATTGCGCAGGCGGCGCCCAGCGAGCGCAGCCGCGCGAGCGTGTCCTGCTTGAGCACGTCGGGTGAGTATACCTTAGCGCTCACGCGCGGCTGGCGGCGATCGTCCCCTCGATCGGGCTGCTGGCCGACGCGTACGGCTTGCGCGGAATGCGGCCGGCGCGGAACGCCAGCCGGCCCGCCTCGACGCCGAGCCGCATCGCCCGGGCCATTGCCACCGGATCCCGCGCGAGCGCGATCGCCGTGTTCATCAGCACCGCGTCGGCGCCCAGTTCCATCGCGAACGTCGCGTCGGACGCGGTGCCGACGCCGGCATCGACGATCACCGGCACGCCCGCCTGCTCCTTGATGATCCGGATGTTGTTGGGGTTCTGGATGCCGAGCCCCGACCCGATCGGCGCCCCCAGCGGCATCACCGCGGCGGCCCCGGCGTCTTCCAGCTTCCGGCACATGACCGGATCGTCGTTCGTGTAGGGGAGGACGACGAAGCCTTCCTTCACGAGCACCCGCGTCGCTTCGAGCAGCGCCTCGTTGTCGGGAAACAGCGTCTTCTCGTCGCCGATCACCTCGAGCTTCACCCAATGCGACAGGCCGACCTCGCGCCCCAGCCGCGCCGTGCGAATCGCGTCCTCGGCGGTGTAGCACGCCGCGGTGTTGGGCAGCAGGAAGTAGCGCTTGGGATCGATGTAGTCGAGCATCGACTCCTTGCTGCGGTCGGTGATGTTCACGCGCCGCACCGCCACCGTCACGACCTCGGCCCCCGACGCCGCATGCGCTTCCTGCATGATCTGATGCGACGGATACTTGCCCGTGCCGATCAGCAGCCTCGAGGTGAACTCCCGCCCGGCAATTTCAAAGCGATCCATGGTCCCAGATTACCGGATTTCCAAATTCCCGGATTTCCAAATTTCCAGATTTCCAAACTTCCAAATTTCCAGATTTCCTCATCCGCCGCCGACGAAATTCACGATCTCGATTTGATCGCCGGTCTCGATCGGCGTCGCGCTGTACGCGTCGCGCTTGACGACCACGAAGTTGCGCTCGACGGCGACCCGGCGCGGGTCGATGTCGAGGCGCGCCAGCAGGTCAGCAATGGTCGGCGCGTCGGTCTCGAAGGGATCCCCGTTGAGCGTGATGGTCATATCGGCGACGCGACTCCGAACGGTTCCAGCAGGGCGCGCAGTTTCCCGTCGCCGGCGGCTCGCAGATGCGCGGGCACGTCACCCGCCGCGCGTGGCTCGGAGACCTGCCGCCCGGCGCCCGCGCCGAGCATCCCGAACAGTGTCTCGTAGTCCTCGACCATCGCCGCGAGCGAGTGCTCGCGCTGCCACCACGCCTGCCCGTTCGATCCCAGTTCGGCGCGCAGGTTCGGGTCGAGCGCGAGCCGCCGCATCGCCATCCGCAGCGAGTGATCCTCGTCGAGGATGTCGATCGCGACCGTCACCGGACCCTGCGAGCCGGCCGCGGAGCGCGGGGTGCGGGAGGCGGAGAGCGGAGCGCGCGCGGCGGACGGCCGGACTGCCCAGGTGCGTGGATCCAGCGACGGCACGTCCGCGAGATGCGCCAGATCCGTGATGATGGTCGGCACACCGGCGGCGAGCGCACGGAGCCAGGCGCCCGAAGTCTCGCCGGCCGACGGCCAGCGCAGATTCAGGCTCACGTCGCACGCGGCGAGATGATCCGTCAGGTCCTGCTCCGGCAGGTAGCCGGTGACGAGCACGCGATCGGCGAGCCCGTGCGCCTCGATGGCGGCGTCGAGGTCGAAGTGCGCGGCGCGGGCCCCCGACAGGAGCAGCCGGGCCGACGCCGCGTACGGCACGACGGCGCGCAGCGCGCCGAGCACCTGGACGAGCCGCTTCTCCGGCGTGAGGCCGCCGAAGACGCCGAAGAGGACGTCGGTGTCGGCGATGCCATATCGCGCCCGCACCCGTGCCCGCGCGGCGCGCGCGGCGTCCGGCGCCACGAAGGCGCCGTGCCCCAGTCGTATCGAGACAGGCCTGCGGGACGCGAGACTCGGGACTGCGGACGCGGCCCCGTGCGTGGCGACGAGCAGCGCGGATTCGGTGAGCGCCCGGATCATCGGCCACGCGTAGAAGAGACGCGAGTCGAGCCCGGCGACGGCCAGCTCGGCGGCGTCGCGCGGCGCGTCGGGATGGCTCCAGGCGAACTCGGCACGGTAGTCGTCGGGGCGCCGCTCCCTCAGCAGGAACGCGGCCCGCGCGTGGTGCAGGCACGTGTCGTGAAGGACGACCAGTCCCGGGTAGCGGAGCGCGTACGCCCACTCGTAGTCGTGGTGCGACGAGTTGCCGAACTGATAGACGATGAGGTCGTAGGGACGCCGGCGATGGGTCCAGGGAAAATCGTGCGCCGACTCGGCCGGATACGGGTGGATGTCGTGACCGCGGCCGCGGAGCGCCGCGACCAGCTCGGCGCTGCAGTCGGCGATGCCGGTGCGCACCGGCGGGAAGGGACTGAACCACGCGATTCGCATGAAATGATTGTGATAGCATCCAAGGTTGAACGATTGAGAAAAACTTCACAAGCGCCCATGCGAAGCCGCTCGGTTAAATGATGCCTCCCTGGCTGCCTATCCTTATTATGATCGGGCTCGGCGTCGGGTTCGCCGTGTTCAACATCGGCCTCGGCCGGCTGGTCGGCCCGAGGCGCCCCACGCCCGAGAAGCTCGCCCCCTACGAGTGCGGCATGCCGCCGGTGGGCGACGCGCGCGAGCGCCATCCGGTCAAGTTCTACCTGGTGGCCATGATCTTCCTGCTGTTCGACATCGAAATCGCCTTCCTGTATCCCTGGGCGATGGCGCTGCGCGAGCTGCGCTGGACCGGGTTCCTCCAGCTGATCCTGTTCTTCGCGATCCTGCTGGCCGGCTACATCTACGTCTGGCGCAAGGGCGTGTTCGATTGGGGACATGAAAGCCGATGAGTGAGATCGAGATTCCCGTCCTCACCACCACTGTCACCAAGATGGTGCAGTGGGCGCGGCGCTCGTCGATCTGGCCGGTGACGTTCGGGCTGGCCTGCTGCGCCATCGAGATGATGGCGATGAGCACGTCGCGCTACGACATCGCCCGCTTCGGCGCCGAGGTCTTCCGCGGCTCGCCGCGCCAGTCCGATCTGATGATCGTGGCCGGCCGGCTGTCGCGCAAGATGGCGCCGGTGCTGCGCCGCATCTACGATCAGATGCCGGAGCCGAAGTACGTGATCTCGATGGGGGCGTGCGCCTCGATCGGCGGCGTGTTCGACAATTACGCGCTGGTGCAGGGAGTCGATCAGATCGTGCCGGTCGACGTCTTCGTGCCCGGCTGCCCGCCGCGTCCCGAATCGCTCATCTACGGCATCGTCCAGCTGCAGCGCAAGATCGATCAGCAGAAGCTGACGGAACTCTCGAGCGAGACCTCCCGCGTGCCGAAGCCGCTCATCATCAACGGATGACTACGCCTGAGATCATCGAGGCCCTTCGCGGCTCGGTGCCCGACGGAGCGGTCGAACCCTACGCCGCCGCGGACGGGATGCCGGCGATCTACGTCGCGCGCGAGCACCTGACGGAGGTCGCCTTCGCGCTGCGCGATCTGCCCGCGCTGCAGTTCACCTTCGCCGCCGACATCACCGGCGTGGACCTGTTCCCGCGCGAGCCCCGCTTCGAGGTCATGGTGCATCTCGTCTCGCTCGGGGTGCCCGGCTTCGGCGACACGCCGAAGCGGCTGCGGATGAAGGTCCGGGTGCCCGGCGGCGATCCGCGCCTGCCGACGATCTCGGGCGTGTGGAAGTCGATGAACTGGGGGGAGCGCGAGGTCTACGACCTGTTCGGGATCCATTTCGATGGCCACCCCGACCTGCGGCGGATTCTGATGCCCGAGGACTGGGAGGGGCATCCGGCGCGGAAGGACTATCCCGTCCAGATCAAGATGACGCCGAAGGTCTACGAGCCGCTGCAGCTGACGCCGGAGCAGTTCGCGGCCAACCTGCGCGCGAATCGCGACCGGGCGCGGGGAGGCTGAGTGGCGGCCCGCGACCACGCGCGGCTCGCCGACGCCGTGTTCGCTGCGGCCGCCGCGCTGCACGAGCGGGTGCGGCAGAACACGGGACCGATGCTGGTCGCGGCGCAGGCGATGGCCGACGCGCTGAAGAGCGGACGGAAGCTGCTGGTGTTCGGCAACGGCGGGAGCGCCGCCGACGCGCAGCACGTCTCGTCGGAGCTGGTCGGCCGCTTCCAGCGGGAGCGGGCGGCGCTGCCGGCGATCGCCCTGACGGTGGACGCGAGCATCCTGACGAGTGTCGCCAACGACTACTCGTACAAGCAGGTGTTCGTGCGGCAGATCGAGGCGCTGGGGCAGCCGGGGGACATCGCGCTCGGGATTTCGACCAGCGGCGAGTCGCCCAACGTGCTGATGGCGCTGCTGGCGGCGCGGTCGCGCGGGCTGAAGACCATCGCGCTGACCGGCCGCGACGGCGGGGCGATCGGCGCGGCGGCGGAGATTCACGTGAACGTGCCGGACCAGAACACGGCCCGGGTGCAGGAAGTCCACCGGACGATCCTGCATGTGATGTGCGAAGTCATCGAGAGTGACCTGTAACGGGACGGGGACCGCGCGCATCGGCCGCGACGACGAAGCGGCCGCAGCCAGTTGCGAAGGACAGTACCGAGAAGATGCCTGAGCTCCGCAGCGAGACGATGACCGTCAACATGGGGCCGCAGCACCCCAGCACGCACGGCGTGCTGAACATCGTGGTGCAGCTCTCCGGCGAGACGATCATCAAGGCCGACACGACGATCGGCTTCCTTCATACCGGCATCGAGAAGACCGCCGAGCAGAAGAAGTGGCAGCAGGTGATTCCGCTCGTCGAGCGCATGGACTACCTCGGCGCGCAGTCCAACTCGCTGGCGTTCTCTCTCTCGGTCGAGCGGCTGCTCGGCGTCGAGGATCAGATGCCGGCGCGGGTGAAGGACATCCGCATCCTGATCGCCGAGCTGCAGCGGATCGCCAGCCACCTGGTGAGCCTCGGCACCCACGCGCTGGAGGTCGGCGCGGTGTCGGTGCTGATGTACTGCCTGACCGATCGCGAGAAGATTCTCGACATCAACGAGATGCTCGCCGGCTTCCGGATGTTCCCGAGCTACATCCGCATCGGCGGCTTGCGCGAGGACCTGCCGTTCGGGTTCCACGAGGCGGTGACCTCGTTCCTCGACGGCTTCCCGGCGAGGGTGGACGAGTACGAGGGGCTGCTCACCAAGAACGAGATCTGGCTGAAGCGCACGCAGGGGGTCGGCCAGCTGTCGGCCGAGGATCACGTCCAGTACGGCCTGGTCGGTCCGATGGCGCGCGCCATCGGCATCCCCTACGACGTGCGGAAGACGTTCCCCTACCTCGGCTACGAGACCTACGACTTCAAGGTGCCGACGGCGACCAAGGGGGACGTCTACGACCGCTATCTCGTCCGCGTCGCGGAGATGCGCGAGAGCGTGAAGATCGCCCGGCAGGCGCTGGCGCGGATCTCTCCGCGCGGGCCGTACGACATCCAGGACTACCGCATCGTCCCGCCGCCGAAGGACCGCGTCTACTCGGAGATGGAGGCGCTGATTCAGCACTTCCTCATCTACTCGCAGGGCTTCACCGTGCCGCCGGGCGAGGCCTACGTGCCGGTCGAAGGGCCGCGCGGCGAGCACGGCGTCTACATCGTGTCGGACGGGGCGAATCGTCCGTACCGGATCAAGATGCGGCCGGCGACGTTCTACGCCTGCCAGGCGCTGCCGCGGATGATCGAAGGGGGCATGATCGCCGACGTCATCGCGGTGATCGGCTCCACCGACGTCGTCATGGGGGATGTCGATCGATGAGTTTCCATCCGATCATGCCGTACGGCGAGGGGCACCATCGCTCCGACCGCGTACTGCTGCACAAAGGGGAGCCGTTCAACTACACTCCGGAGCGCGCGGCGCAGCTCGAGGAGATCTGCGCGAAGTATCCGCCGGAACGGCGCAAGTCGGCGGTGCTGGCGGCGCTGTATCTCGTGCAGGAGCAGCAGGGCTACCTGACGGCGAGCGCGCTGCGGCACGTCGCGGAGTTCCTGCGGATCACGCCGGCGGAGGTGGAGGACGTCGCCAGCTACTACGTGATGTTCTTCAAGGCGCCGGTGGGCAAGTACGTGCTGCAGGTGTGCCGCACGCTGTCGTGCGCGCTGGCCGGGGCGGAGCGGGTGACCGAGTCGCTCGGCGAGAAGCTCGGACTGAAAGTCGGCGAGACCGACGCCTCGGGCATGTTCACGCTGCTCGAGTTCGAGTGCCTGGGCGCCTGCGATCGGGCGCCGGTGGTGATGGTCAACAACGAGCACTGGCACGAGCGGGCGACGCCGGAGAGCTGCGCCAGGCTGGTCGACGATCTGCGTCAACGCGGTGCAGCGGCGCTGACGGGCTGTCACCTGCACATCGAGAGATAGATGGAGCCTGTTCTTACCAAGTACATCCGTGAGCCGCACTCGTACGCGCTCGACTTCTATCTGAAGAAGCATCAGGGCTACGAGGGGCTGCGCAGGGCGCTGGCGATGGAGCCGAACGCGTTGATCGACATGGTCAAGGCGTCGGGGCTGCGC from the Vicinamibacterales bacterium genome contains:
- the nuoE gene encoding NADH-quinone oxidoreductase subunit NuoE — its product is MSFHPIMPYGEGHHRSDRVLLHKGEPFNYTPERAAQLEEICAKYPPERRKSAVLAALYLVQEQQGYLTASALRHVAEFLRITPAEVEDVASYYVMFFKAPVGKYVLQVCRTLSCALAGAERVTESLGEKLGLKVGETDASGMFTLLEFECLGACDRAPVVMVNNEHWHERATPESCARLVDDLRQRGAAALTGCHLHIER